The following are encoded together in the Humulus lupulus chromosome 5, drHumLupu1.1, whole genome shotgun sequence genome:
- the LOC133778390 gene encoding beta-amylase 3, chloroplastic-like translates to MALTLRSSTSFLNLKETIGLRTPEELFSGSVCFAQIKPMCRVRAKNSIQAAHQISHETVFTSEKRVEKLHAFSAPHATQNDTRVPVFVMLPLDTVGHGGHMNKARAMNASLKAMKSAGVEGIMVDAWWGLVEKDGPLQYNWEGYAELVQMAQKHGLKLQVVMSFHQCGGNVGDSCSIPLPPWVLEEISKNPDIVYTDRSGRRNPEYISLGCDAMPILRGRTPIQVYSDFMRSFRDRFSDYLGEVIVEVQVGMGPCGELRYPSYPESNGTWRFPGIGEFQCYDKYMRASLQASASAIGKMDWGKSGPHDSAKYSQFPEESEFFRRDGTWNTGYGQFFLEWYSKKLLVHGDDILAAAQGVFRGTGAKLSGKIAGIHWHYNTRSHAAELTAGYYNTRHQDGYLPIAQMFGRHDAVFNFTCMEMKDGEQPGHANCSPEGLVRQVKRATKLARVELAGENALERYDPSAFGQVVDTSRSDSGNALCAFTYLRMNKRLFEPENWRNLVNFVRNMSEGGRNKRICEEFDFTGSELYVGYVKASSVNKAKEAALV, encoded by the exons atggcTTTAACACTACGTTCATCAACTTCTTTTCTTAATCTTAAGGAGACCATAGGCTTGAGAACACCGGAAGAGTTGTTTTCAGGCTCGGTTTGCTTTGCTCAAATCAAGCCGATGTGTCGTGTTAGAGCAAAGAATTCAATCCAAGCGGCTCATCAAATCTCTCATGAAACTGTCTTCACAAGTGAGAAAAGAGTAGAGAAGCTCCATGCATTTTCTGCTCCTCATGCTACCCAAAACGACACAAGAGTGCCTGTTTTTGTTATGCTTCCATTGGATACAGTGGGTCATGGTGGGCACATGAACAAGGCAAGAGCCATGAATGCTAGTCTCAAGGCCATGAAGAGTGCAGGAGTTGAAGGAATCATGGTTGATGCTTGGTGGGGCTTGGTGGAGAAGGATGGACCTCTTCAGTACAACTGGGAAGGCTATGCTGAGCTTGTTCAGATGGCTCAAAAGCATGGCTTGAAGCTTCAAGTTGTTATGTCGTTCCATCAGTGCGGAGGAAATGTTGGAGACTCATGCAG TATTCCTCTACCTCCATGGGTGCTTGAAGAGATCAGCAAGAACCCAGATATTGTTTACACAGACAGGTCAGGAAGGAGAAACCCAGAGTACATATCCTTAGGATGTGATGCAATGCCTATTCTCAGAGGAAGAACCCCAATCCAGGTCTACTCAGATTTCATGAGGAGTTTCCGTGACAGATTCAGTGATTATTTGGGCGAAGTTATTGTG GAAGTTCAAGTAGGAATGGGTCCTTGTGGGGAGCTCAGATATCCATCTTATCCAGAAAGCAATGGTACTTGGAGGTTTCCTGGAATAGGAGAATTCCAATGCTATGACAag TATATGAGAGCTTCCTTGCAAGCATCAGCATCGGCTATTGGGAAGATGGACTGGGGAAAAAGTGGACCACATGATTCTGCCAAGTACAGCCAATTCCCTGAAGAATCTGAGTTTTTCAGGAGAGATGGAACTTGGAACACCGGTTACGGCCAGTTCTTTCTTGAATGGTACTCCAAAAAACTGTTGGTTCATGGTGATGATATCCTGGCCGCCGCGCAAGGAGTATTCCGAGGAACTGGAGCAAAACTATCTGGGAAAATAGCAGGGATCCACTGGCATTACAATACAAGATCTCACGCAGCTGAATTGACTGCAGGATACTACAACACCAGACATCAGGATGGTTACCTTCCAATAGCACAGATGTTTGGTAGACACGATGCTGTGTTTAACTTCACCTGCATGGAAATGAAAGATGGAGAACAACCTGGACATGCAAATTGCTCACCAGAAGGCTTAGTACGACAAGTAAAAAGGGCCACTAAATTAGCAAGAGTTGAACTTGCAGGTGAGAATGCATTGGAAAGGTATGATCCCAGTGCATTTGGACAAGTTGTGGACACAAGCAGGTCAGATTCAGGTAATGCCTTATGCGCATTTACATATCTTAGAATGAACAAGAGATTATTTGAACCAGAGAACTGGAGGAACTTGGTGAACTTTGTAAGGAACATGTCTGAAGGTGGTCGGAACAAAAGAATTTGTGAGGAGTTTGACTTTACTGGAAGTGAGCTTTATGTCGGGTATGTCAAAGCCAGCAGTGTCAACAAAGCAAAAGAGGCTGCTCTTGTGTAG
- the LOC133778391 gene encoding uncharacterized protein LOC133778391 isoform X1 — protein sequence MLTGSVLGGSNEGRMGFGAAGTSQDHHDDGGGQSRRIDCENGFILGAQRNDSGSVVGFNLIPPSDPVNIGERESDLEYMYDQVNIDHIHQDKNLHMERGLHLETEDEVAHYWIMRNRKTDEFIIDVVAVFIWLKIKLLGRNFFVDSRELVENL from the exons ATGCTTACTGGGTCAGTTTTAGGTGGAAGCAATGAAGGTAGAATGGGTTTTGGAGCTGCTGGTACTTCACAAGATCATCACGATGATGGTGGTGGCCAGAGCCGAAGGATTGATTGTGAAAATGGTTTCATTTTGGGGGCCCAGAGAAATGATTCTGGGTCTGTTGTTGGCTTTAACTTGATCCCTCCATCTG ACCCAGTGAATATTGGTGAGCGTGAAAGTGATCTTGAATATATGTATGACCAAGTGAATATTGACCACATACACCAGGACAAGAATTTGCACATGGAAAGAGGATTGCATTTGGAAACTGAAGATGAAGTTGCTCATTATTGGATAATGAGAAATAGGAAAACTGATGAATTTATTATTGATGTTGTTGCAGTGTTTATTTGGCTGAAAATCAAATTGTTAGGAAGGAATTTTTTTGTAGACTCGAGAGAATTGGTTGAAAACTTGTAG
- the LOC133778391 gene encoding uncharacterized protein LOC133778391 isoform X2 gives MGFGAAGTSQDHHDDGGGQSRRIDCENGFILGAQRNDSGSVVGFNLIPPSDPVNIGERESDLEYMYDQVNIDHIHQDKNLHMERGLHLETEDEVAHYWIMRNRKTDEFIIDVVAVFIWLKIKLLGRNFFVDSRELVENL, from the exons ATGGGTTTTGGAGCTGCTGGTACTTCACAAGATCATCACGATGATGGTGGTGGCCAGAGCCGAAGGATTGATTGTGAAAATGGTTTCATTTTGGGGGCCCAGAGAAATGATTCTGGGTCTGTTGTTGGCTTTAACTTGATCCCTCCATCTG ACCCAGTGAATATTGGTGAGCGTGAAAGTGATCTTGAATATATGTATGACCAAGTGAATATTGACCACATACACCAGGACAAGAATTTGCACATGGAAAGAGGATTGCATTTGGAAACTGAAGATGAAGTTGCTCATTATTGGATAATGAGAAATAGGAAAACTGATGAATTTATTATTGATGTTGTTGCAGTGTTTATTTGGCTGAAAATCAAATTGTTAGGAAGGAATTTTTTTGTAGACTCGAGAGAATTGGTTGAAAACTTGTAG